A window from Moritella yayanosii encodes these proteins:
- a CDS encoding endo alpha-1,4 polygalactosaminidase, whose product MKNFLLYLLAALMLIGFGSGSCDGKPADKPHGPKIPASKPDKSQKAPEPVPEPVPEPVPEPVPEPEPEPVPEPEPVPEPEPVPEPEPVPEPEPDLPSWYQPAVMSTWQWQLQGSINTSYDVDIYDIDLFDTSMQQIAELHSQNKRVICYFSAGTYEDWRDDASLFTSADLGNPLDEWEGERWIDVRSDNVRNIMKERLILAQNKGCDGVEPDNVDGYTNNPGLDFNAVDQLDYNIWMANEAHRQALSVGLKNDLDQVNDLVAHYDFAVNEQCFQYNECAMLSPFIDAGKPVFNAEYKKIYRVDPDARDKLCLDANNMQFSTLILRLALDDSYRESCL is encoded by the coding sequence ATGAAAAACTTTCTTCTATATCTGCTAGCGGCCTTAATGCTGATCGGCTTTGGTAGCGGTTCCTGTGATGGTAAGCCAGCAGATAAGCCTCACGGTCCAAAAATACCAGCGAGCAAACCGGATAAGAGTCAAAAAGCGCCTGAGCCCGTGCCTGAACCCGTGCCTGAACCCGTGCCTGAACCCGTGCCTGAACCCGAACCAGAGCCCGTGCCCGAACCAGAGCCTGTGCCCGAACCAGAGCCCGTGCCCGAACCAGAGCCTGTGCCCGAACCCGAACCCGATCTTCCATCATGGTATCAACCAGCGGTCATGTCCACTTGGCAATGGCAGTTACAAGGTAGTATTAATACTAGTTATGATGTTGATATTTATGATATTGATTTGTTTGATACCAGTATGCAGCAGATCGCAGAACTACACAGTCAAAACAAAAGGGTCATTTGCTATTTCTCTGCAGGCACCTACGAAGATTGGCGTGATGATGCTAGCCTATTCACCTCAGCAGATCTCGGCAACCCACTTGATGAATGGGAGGGTGAACGCTGGATCGATGTTCGCTCTGACAATGTCCGAAATATTATGAAAGAACGACTAATCTTAGCACAGAATAAAGGCTGTGATGGTGTTGAGCCAGACAATGTCGATGGCTATACTAACAATCCAGGCCTTGATTTCAACGCCGTAGATCAACTTGACTATAACATCTGGATGGCAAACGAAGCCCACCGACAAGCATTATCTGTCGGTCTTAAAAATGATTTAGACCAAGTCAACGATCTGGTAGCACATTATGATTTTGCTGTTAATGAGCAATGCTTTCAATATAACGAATGCGCAATGCTCAGCCCTTTCATCGACGCCGGAAAACCTGTTTTCAATGCTGAATATAAGAAAATATATAGAGTGGATCCAGATGCGCGTGATAAATTATGCTTAGATGCCAACAATATGCAATTTAGCACCTTAATATTGCGTCTTGCGCTTGATGATAGTTATAGAGAGAGTTGTTTATGA
- the pelG gene encoding exopolysaccharide Pel transporter PelG, with translation MAGIGFELRKILKKKTLLSIVEAYGLAGLISSGPWVLSILALLMIGIVSLGEFQSYVLRQFLILVTYLMAGSLITSGLFQLLLTRFISDLIYLKQENRIIPNLLGAMLVMTLLSAVLAGAFLAMASEINPLTKVIIFSAFIILCNQWLILILLSGTKEYYRVFMTMLMCYGLMIGLCMTVPAYGLMGLISIFTLCQALLTFIFLYHIVRNYPAKQLISFDFLQPGKVFYSLLFCGFFYNLGVWLDKFVFWSREETSHKVFSIFNASYIYDLPIFIAYLAIVPGMAVFIMRMETDFSQACLNFYDAVRDGGTLSDIYRLKDKMVLACRHSIYEIFKVQGMTLVLLVLWAEDILIALNINLAYLHLLYVDLIGVSFQVLVMAILNIMYYLDKRYAALALTVFMALSNFILAHISIELGPLFYGYGFTLTMLLTTVIGFIVLDKQFADLEYQTFMLQRS, from the coding sequence ATGGCGGGTATCGGCTTTGAGTTAAGAAAAATACTGAAAAAAAAGACGTTGTTATCTATTGTTGAAGCCTATGGCCTCGCCGGTTTGATCAGTTCAGGTCCTTGGGTATTATCTATTTTGGCATTATTGATGATTGGTATTGTGAGTTTGGGCGAGTTTCAATCTTATGTGCTCAGGCAATTTTTGATACTGGTCACCTATTTAATGGCGGGATCGTTGATTACGAGTGGTTTGTTTCAATTGTTGTTGACGCGTTTCATTTCTGATTTGATTTACCTTAAGCAAGAAAATCGTATTATTCCTAATTTATTAGGTGCTATGTTAGTGATGACGTTATTGTCTGCAGTGCTTGCTGGCGCTTTTTTAGCGATGGCCTCAGAGATTAATCCGCTAACTAAAGTTATTATATTTTCAGCCTTTATTATTCTTTGCAACCAGTGGCTTATACTGATTTTATTGAGCGGTACCAAAGAGTATTACCGTGTATTTATGACGATGCTAATGTGTTATGGCTTGATGATTGGGTTATGTATGACGGTTCCTGCTTATGGCTTGATGGGGTTAATTAGTATTTTCACGTTATGCCAGGCATTACTGACATTTATTTTTCTTTATCATATAGTGCGGAATTATCCAGCCAAGCAATTAATTTCATTTGATTTTTTACAACCTGGCAAGGTATTTTATTCACTACTATTTTGTGGTTTCTTTTATAATTTAGGGGTATGGCTAGATAAATTTGTATTTTGGAGTCGAGAAGAAACATCACATAAAGTATTTAGTATTTTTAATGCGTCTTATATTTATGACTTGCCCATTTTTATTGCTTACCTAGCGATTGTGCCTGGCATGGCCGTGTTTATTATGCGAATGGAAACTGATTTTTCACAAGCGTGTTTGAATTTTTATGATGCGGTGCGGGATGGGGGCACGTTAAGCGATATTTATCGATTAAAAGATAAAATGGTATTGGCATGTCGGCACAGTATTTATGAAATATTTAAAGTACAGGGCATGACGCTTGTTCTGTTAGTGCTCTGGGCTGAAGATATCCTTATTGCTCTGAATATTAATTTGGCTTATCTACATTTACTTTATGTGGACCTGATTGGGGTTAGCTTTCAAGTATTAGTCATGGCGATCCTAAATATTATGTATTACCTTGATAAACGTTATGCCGCCTTGGCATTAACTGTGTTTATGGCGTTGAGTAATTTTATTTTGGCTCACATAAGTATAGAATTAGGACCGCTATTTTATGGTTATGGCTTTACATTGACCATGCTGTTAACCACTGTCATTGGTTTTATTGTATTAGATAAACAATTTGCTGACTTAGAATATCAAACCTTTATGTTACAGCGTTCATAA
- the pelF gene encoding GT4 family glycosyltransferase PelF encodes MTKEVDICLLLEGTYPYVRGGVSTWMHQIIKGLPEFSFHIIFLGSSPELYDEPAYELPDNVVGFEMHYLLAAEDKVMPKPRAGSFNLFQSWQHFLSFFDQTREPIPSELLSNIADFIGQKNRLTLTDFLNSRASWEVLTKNYFQQDANQSFVDYFWTYRNIYQPLFVLASISQSLPNALVYHSVSTGYAGFLGALCRQKSSRPFLLTEHGIYTKERKIDLSQASWIKDKHNLIDVSMHKDMDTIRQTWIRFFEQLGVSAYHQADRIVALFEGNRQRQHEDGADNDKTQVIANGIDMERFAKAYVRRPSSPPMVVGLVGRVVPIKDIKTFIRTICGTAKKIPTIEGWIIGPAEENEAYARECQLLIESLGLEGKVKMLGSQDVAEIMPELGIMMLTSISEAQPLVLLEAMASGIPCIATEVGACREILDGVAGEDASLGSCGAIIPIANPSEGTNAIVNLLSDADIWRKTGDIGKIRVAKYYDQTLMYDSYRRLYRGAVDGGYRL; translated from the coding sequence ATGACCAAAGAGGTTGATATTTGTTTATTGTTGGAAGGTACTTATCCTTATGTACGTGGTGGGGTATCAACCTGGATGCATCAGATCATTAAGGGGTTACCTGAATTCTCTTTTCATATTATTTTTCTGGGCAGTTCTCCAGAGTTATATGACGAACCTGCATATGAACTGCCCGATAATGTTGTCGGTTTTGAAATGCATTATTTATTAGCAGCTGAAGATAAAGTGATGCCAAAACCAAGAGCTGGCTCATTCAATCTATTTCAATCATGGCAGCATTTTTTATCTTTTTTTGATCAAACTAGAGAACCGATACCGAGTGAATTATTAAGTAATATCGCTGATTTTATCGGCCAAAAAAACAGATTAACTTTGACCGATTTTCTTAATAGTCGCGCATCATGGGAAGTGCTTACCAAAAATTATTTCCAGCAGGATGCGAACCAATCTTTTGTCGATTATTTTTGGACTTATCGTAATATTTATCAGCCCCTATTTGTGTTAGCAAGTATTTCTCAGTCATTGCCTAATGCGCTGGTTTATCACAGTGTATCAACAGGATACGCAGGGTTTTTAGGTGCACTCTGTCGCCAGAAAAGTAGCCGTCCATTTTTGCTTACTGAGCATGGTATTTATACGAAAGAACGAAAAATAGATTTATCACAAGCCAGCTGGATCAAAGATAAACATAACTTGATTGATGTCAGTATGCACAAGGATATGGATACCATCAGACAAACCTGGATCCGTTTTTTTGAACAGCTTGGGGTGTCTGCCTATCATCAAGCCGATCGTATTGTTGCTCTGTTTGAAGGGAACCGACAGCGGCAACATGAAGATGGTGCGGATAATGATAAAACGCAAGTAATTGCCAATGGTATTGATATGGAACGTTTTGCCAAGGCCTATGTTCGCCGTCCCAGCTCTCCGCCTATGGTTGTTGGTTTAGTTGGTCGGGTAGTACCAATTAAAGATATTAAAACGTTTATACGTACTATCTGTGGAACCGCCAAAAAAATCCCTACTATTGAAGGTTGGATTATTGGTCCGGCGGAAGAGAATGAAGCTTATGCCCGTGAGTGTCAACTATTAATTGAAAGTTTAGGTTTGGAAGGTAAAGTTAAAATGTTAGGCAGTCAAGATGTTGCTGAGATAATGCCAGAGCTTGGCATTATGATGCTGACATCGATTAGTGAAGCGCAACCTCTGGTGTTGCTTGAAGCCATGGCATCAGGTATCCCTTGTATTGCGACTGAAGTAGGTGCTTGTCGTGAGATCCTTGATGGTGTTGCAGGTGAAGATGCGAGTTTGGGTTCGTGTGGTGCAATAATTCCAATCGCGAACCCTTCAGAGGGCACTAATGCGATCGTTAATTTACTCTCAGATGCAGATATATGGCGAAAAACGGGTGATATCGGTAAAATAAGGGTGGCAAAATATTATGATCAGACGTTGATGTATGATTCGTACCGACGCTTATATAGAGGAGCTGTTGATGGCGGGTATCGGCTTTGA
- a CDS encoding HEAT repeat domain-containing protein: MIACLFLVVLTVELFSFHILLGADFSWFNWAYYFAVHGAASIIFTCGTWLLLPHRYKFPILHTCLFLFCFSFCIPMFGMIGGIFSLLLGLYRLNTTATVTWVECERPSLVKESDEFRPSRTSIGGLREILTHDLDPGRRLQAVNAVCHLPQQQAIPLLQLALKDLSDDVRLFSYSSLETIEAKINLSISLLKAQFTHYQEPGIAFNIAQQYWELCYLGLAESVLCAHYLEQASIYLMRSNQLVENAASNLLLGRIMLAQSDPKQALIYLTQAFDAGLLKEQVIPYLAEASFELGNYELTKYYMAQLPASEKGRLQQQKEYWL; the protein is encoded by the coding sequence ATGATCGCATGCTTGTTCCTAGTTGTGCTAACAGTTGAGTTATTTAGTTTTCATATCTTACTTGGTGCTGATTTTTCGTGGTTTAACTGGGCCTATTATTTCGCTGTGCATGGCGCTGCGAGCATTATTTTTACGTGTGGGACATGGTTACTGTTACCACATCGTTATAAGTTTCCGATATTGCATACTTGTTTATTTCTATTTTGTTTTTCGTTTTGTATCCCGATGTTTGGCATGATCGGCGGGATATTTTCATTGTTGTTGGGCTTATATCGATTAAATACCACCGCAACGGTAACCTGGGTTGAATGTGAGCGGCCCTCACTCGTGAAGGAATCTGATGAGTTTCGGCCTTCGCGAACCAGTATTGGCGGATTACGTGAAATATTAACGCATGATCTCGATCCTGGTCGGCGGTTACAAGCGGTGAATGCGGTTTGTCATTTACCTCAGCAGCAGGCTATACCGCTGTTACAATTGGCGTTAAAAGATTTATCAGACGATGTACGATTATTTTCTTATTCGTCATTAGAAACGATAGAAGCTAAAATTAATCTTTCGATTTCATTGCTAAAGGCTCAATTCACACATTATCAAGAGCCTGGCATCGCATTTAATATTGCTCAGCAATACTGGGAGTTATGTTACCTCGGTTTAGCTGAAAGTGTGTTGTGCGCACATTACCTCGAACAAGCCTCTATTTATCTTATGCGTTCTAATCAACTTGTTGAAAATGCAGCAAGCAATTTGTTACTTGGTCGTATTATGTTGGCGCAATCAGATCCGAAACAAGCGCTGATATATTTAACTCAAGCATTTGATGCGGGTTTATTAAAAGAACAAGTTATCCCTTATTTAGCAGAGGCAAGTTTTGAACTTGGAAATTATGAGTTAACCAAATATTACATGGCGCAATTACCTGCATCAGAAAAAGGCCGGTTACAGCAACAAAAGGAGTATTGGCTATGA
- a CDS encoding PelD GGDEF domain-containing protein, with protein MHKLLDIFIKPFQGDNFVWIEIIIITAISATSWLYFYSLPVGVEANHFFWPLLGPLLIALRYGFAKGFICTLSMTAVLVSIMKDGGMLPLFPFSLIIGTFFAVMIAGEFRDHWQRSIDKYGIEHKHMLQQLTSFTKNYHLLKVSHDQLELRNAGQPASLRAEINSLQRIALQYSERRLAHIGEPLLALFAHVGGIHVAGIYKVTNNEVETQPDAVLGDSHTLNINDCMLQDMLASKKLLSPVTFHAQHESCYQLCIPLVDTAGVLQAVVLAESVKFFLLTPANVVLLSLIADNAADLLSDELLTPVLAAHQDELFMRYVQRAHYNSREYALDSSLIIFHDRTGSNQHELQALTNHRRGSDVYWTYQPPNQALCLMVLLPLTTATDSQQYIIRMQQILFNALGEHCNDIDIIGPFSFDDGKHGIDSIIKIWGPNNDRMLVPSCANS; from the coding sequence ATGCATAAATTACTGGATATTTTTATAAAACCTTTTCAAGGTGATAACTTTGTTTGGATAGAAATTATTATTATCACGGCTATTTCTGCAACGAGTTGGCTCTATTTTTATTCATTACCAGTAGGGGTGGAGGCGAATCATTTTTTTTGGCCGCTATTAGGACCACTCCTTATTGCATTGCGCTACGGGTTTGCTAAAGGTTTCATCTGTACACTTAGTATGACAGCAGTATTAGTATCGATAATGAAAGACGGTGGCATGTTGCCATTATTTCCTTTTTCGTTAATTATCGGTACTTTTTTTGCTGTCATGATCGCTGGGGAATTTCGAGACCACTGGCAGCGTAGCATTGATAAATATGGGATTGAGCATAAACATATGCTGCAGCAATTGACTAGTTTTACTAAAAATTATCATCTGCTTAAAGTGTCCCATGATCAATTGGAGTTACGTAACGCGGGACAGCCGGCTAGTCTGCGCGCGGAAATAAATTCATTGCAGCGTATTGCCCTACAATATAGCGAGCGACGTCTCGCGCATATTGGCGAGCCGTTGTTAGCATTGTTCGCCCATGTTGGCGGCATACATGTTGCTGGTATTTATAAGGTGACGAACAATGAAGTTGAGACGCAACCTGATGCCGTATTAGGCGATAGCCATACGCTTAATATTAATGATTGCATGTTACAAGATATGCTGGCGAGCAAAAAACTACTGTCACCGGTTACATTTCATGCTCAGCATGAGTCATGCTATCAGTTATGTATTCCGCTGGTCGATACAGCTGGCGTATTGCAGGCAGTGGTATTAGCTGAGAGTGTTAAATTCTTTTTATTAACCCCTGCTAATGTCGTGCTGCTGTCTCTTATTGCGGATAATGCGGCAGATTTATTAAGTGATGAGTTATTAACACCGGTATTAGCGGCGCATCAAGATGAGTTATTTATGCGTTATGTGCAACGAGCACATTACAATAGTCGCGAATATGCTCTCGATAGTAGTTTAATTATTTTTCATGATCGCACGGGGAGCAACCAGCACGAACTCCAGGCATTGACAAATCACCGTCGAGGTAGCGACGTCTACTGGACATATCAACCGCCCAATCAAGCATTATGCTTGATGGTATTGTTACCATTAACAACGGCCACTGATAGCCAGCAATATATTATCCGAATGCAACAAATATTATTTAATGCCTTAGGCGAACACTGTAATGATATTGATATTATTGGCCCTTTTTCTTTTGATGACGGTAAGCATGGTATTGATAGCATAATTAAAATATGGGGGCCAAATAATGATCGCATGCTTGTTCCTAGTTGTGCTAACAGTTGA